A window of Campylobacter concisus contains these coding sequences:
- a CDS encoding formate hydrogenlyase complex iron-sulfur subunit encodes MMKLFDITEKYGKATYAYPFEPYIVPENFRGQPNYTYDLCIGCAACGIACPSNAIELKMNEEQTKLVWEFDCGRCIFCGRCDEVCPTGAVRLSDSFELAVKFDKSALIQRGELEMQTCKCCGKPFTPKRLINFTLEKLGTANLLPGRLEEAKDYLYICPECKKNQSAERLTKGIEEAIK; translated from the coding sequence ATGATGAAGTTATTTGACATCACAGAAAAATATGGAAAAGCGACATACGCCTATCCATTTGAGCCATATATTGTTCCTGAAAATTTCCGTGGTCAGCCAAACTATACATACGATCTCTGCATAGGTTGTGCAGCTTGCGGTATCGCTTGCCCTAGTAACGCAATAGAGCTTAAGATGAACGAGGAGCAAACAAAGCTCGTTTGGGAATTTGACTGCGGGCGCTGCATATTTTGCGGTCGCTGCGATGAGGTTTGCCCAACTGGAGCCGTAAGACTTAGCGATAGCTTTGAGCTTGCGGTTAAATTTGACAAGAGCGCTCTTATACAAAGAGGCGAGCTTGAGATGCAAACTTGCAAATGCTGCGGCAAGCCATTTACGCCAAAAAGGCTTATAAATTTTACTCTTGAAAAGCTTGGCACAGCAAATTTACTCCCAGGCAGACTTGAAGAGGCAAAAGACTACCTTTATATCTGCCCAGAGTGCAAGAAAAATCAATCTGCTGAAAGGCTAACAAAAGGCATTGAGGAGGCTATAAAATGA
- a CDS encoding 4Fe-4S dicluster domain-containing protein, whose protein sequence is MKKHKFVIADYKRCIGCATCMAACFKSAYERGKLSRARLSVLREATGVMPTQCRQCDDGPCANVCPTGALRFNDNCIELHEEICIGCKMCTIACPYGAISSSAELMPSVNYAVEPKYNLEIESQSGAKNIAVKCDMCFGRENGPACVDVCPTSALVMIDPEEGKHKLGKRIDYEAANKFATKILNGQGA, encoded by the coding sequence ATGAAAAAACATAAATTTGTAATTGCCGATTATAAACGCTGTATAGGATGTGCAACCTGCATGGCTGCATGTTTTAAGAGCGCTTATGAACGCGGCAAGCTGTCACGTGCAAGGCTAAGTGTGCTAAGAGAAGCTACTGGCGTTATGCCAACTCAGTGCAGACAATGCGACGATGGCCCTTGTGCGAATGTGTGTCCAACTGGAGCATTGCGATTTAATGATAATTGCATCGAGCTTCACGAGGAAATTTGTATAGGCTGTAAGATGTGCACGATCGCTTGTCCTTACGGTGCGATAAGCTCAAGTGCAGAGCTTATGCCTTCAGTAAATTACGCTGTCGAGCCAAAGTATAACCTTGAGATAGAGTCACAATCAGGTGCAAAAAATATCGCTGTTAAATGCGATATGTGCTTTGGTCGTGAGAACGGACCAGCCTGTGTTGATGTCTGTCCAACGAGTGCTCTTGTTATGATTGATCCAGAAGAGGGTAAACATAAACTTGGCAAGAGGATAGATTATGAAGCAGCGAATAAATTTGCTACTAAAATTTTAAACGGACAAGGAGCATAA
- a CDS encoding respiratory chain complex I subunit 1 family protein: protein MQTILLMIFQVVVIVLVAPLFDGMARKLRARLQSKQGSDFFQTYRDIIKLFRRGRTVPECSHWVFRWAPFFLFATSAAVLAAIPITYSKDTVFGAYSDIFVILYLGALLRFVFGAASMDSGNPFAATGGGREQMLGVYVEPVMIMCLIVVMLAAKTSNLIEIQEMVKTGVIGYQIPSFAVASIAFLWCMYVETGRKPFDVAEAEQELQEGLLGEYAGSDLGLVQASLILKQFAMIGLFLTIFEPWNFSNPFLAIIIFVIKTGVFYVAAVFIDNFGPRFKMTSSLRKNALGALAISFVALTLYVVGV, encoded by the coding sequence ATGCAAACTATACTTTTAATGATATTTCAAGTAGTCGTTATCGTTTTGGTAGCTCCTTTGTTTGATGGTATGGCAAGAAAACTAAGGGCTAGACTTCAATCAAAACAAGGTAGCGATTTCTTTCAAACATATCGCGATATTATAAAACTCTTTAGAAGAGGAAGAACTGTGCCTGAGTGCTCACACTGGGTATTTAGATGGGCTCCATTTTTCCTTTTTGCAACTTCAGCTGCAGTTCTAGCTGCTATACCTATAACATATAGCAAAGATACTGTTTTTGGAGCATATTCAGATATATTTGTGATCCTTTATCTTGGCGCATTGCTTAGATTTGTATTTGGTGCAGCTTCAATGGATAGCGGCAACCCATTTGCAGCAACAGGCGGCGGCAGGGAGCAAATGCTGGGCGTATATGTTGAGCCAGTCATGATCATGTGTCTAATCGTCGTAATGCTTGCAGCTAAAACATCAAATTTAATTGAGATCCAAGAGATGGTAAAAACTGGCGTTATCGGATATCAGATCCCAAGCTTTGCCGTAGCTTCTATCGCATTTTTATGGTGTATGTATGTTGAGACTGGTAGAAAACCATTTGACGTAGCTGAAGCTGAGCAAGAGCTTCAAGAAGGCTTGCTTGGCGAGTACGCAGGTAGCGACCTTGGTTTGGTTCAAGCATCACTTATATTAAAACAGTTTGCTATGATCGGACTTTTCCTAACTATATTTGAGCCATGGAATTTTAGCAATCCTTTCTTAGCTATCATCATTTTTGTGATAAAAACTGGAGTATTTTACGTAGCGGCTGTCTTTATAGACAACTTTGGACCACGCTTTAAAATGACTTCATCTTTACGCAAAAATGCGCTTGGTGCACTTGCTATCTCGTTTGTTGCACTAACACTTTATGTAGTAGGAGTGTGA
- a CDS encoding formate hydrogenlyase maturation HycH family protein, protein MIQVYKLIKRHMDDNDKLPRELKEIKIFSTCVGHGVGTIDFSEKILELSDEEFDEMIKNSGEYVKFKIGNLSKYFEVEIFAEHIAKLLPQLCECKLKEILANLKEGYIVLRKDF, encoded by the coding sequence ATGATACAAGTTTATAAGCTTATAAAAAGGCATATGGACGACAACGATAAGCTTCCACGCGAGCTAAAGGAGATAAAAATTTTCTCCACTTGCGTGGGACATGGCGTTGGCACGATTGATTTTAGCGAGAAAATTTTAGAGCTAAGCGATGAGGAATTTGACGAGATGATCAAAAACTCAGGCGAATACGTGAAATTTAAGATCGGAAATTTAAGCAAATATTTTGAAGTTGAAATTTTTGCCGAGCATATCGCTAAACTCTTGCCGCAGCTTTGTGAGTGTAAGCTTAAAGAAATTTTGGCAAATTTAAAAGAGGGATATATCGTGCTTAGGAAGGACTTTTGA
- a CDS encoding MBL fold metallo-hydrolase, translating to MGIFIVILLLIVAVFLFMRFAPVFGGVPDIKSQKLIKASPNFNGKVFINLEPTIDMVKNNPQASMLNYIPQALFPPKGKLPTKPLPNLKFDANALKNGEFIWLGHVSLICKLDDKIIITDPVLHRAFPLPLGGKPFAYEHAITASDYPDAIDIALISHDHYDHLDHKTILELKDRICKFLVPLGVKAHLVKWGVDEDKIYEFDWFGDQKIGNLNFTFCPSRHFSGRTFKRNTTLWGGWAVKEAGFSFYFSGDGGYGKHFKMINEKFGAFDLVFIENGAYGDGWPYVHMKPEESAQALKDLGAKLGMPMHWGKFDLSYHAWDEPIKRFEKAATKLELNYAMPMIGEVFTAQNPPRKKWWEKI from the coding sequence ATGGGAATTTTTATAGTTATACTTTTGCTTATTGTTGCAGTATTTCTTTTTATGAGATTTGCCCCAGTTTTTGGTGGCGTGCCAGATATTAAAAGCCAAAAGCTGATAAAGGCTTCGCCAAATTTTAACGGCAAAGTTTTTATAAATTTAGAGCCAACGATTGATATGGTAAAAAATAATCCACAAGCATCTATGTTAAATTACATTCCGCAAGCACTCTTTCCACCAAAAGGCAAGCTACCAACTAAGCCTTTGCCAAATTTAAAATTTGACGCAAATGCCCTCAAAAATGGTGAGTTTATCTGGCTTGGGCACGTTAGCCTCATCTGCAAGCTTGATGATAAAATCATCATCACAGACCCAGTTTTGCACCGAGCATTCCCACTCCCACTTGGCGGCAAGCCCTTTGCCTACGAGCATGCTATCACCGCTAGCGACTACCCAGATGCGATCGATATCGCCCTCATCTCGCACGATCACTACGATCATCTTGATCATAAAACGATACTTGAGCTAAAGGATAGAATTTGTAAATTTCTAGTGCCGCTTGGCGTAAAAGCTCACCTTGTAAAATGGGGCGTTGATGAAGACAAAATTTATGAGTTTGACTGGTTTGGTGATCAAAAAATAGGAAATTTAAACTTCACGTTTTGTCCTTCAAGGCACTTTAGTGGGCGCACATTTAAAAGAAATACGACGCTTTGGGGTGGCTGGGCGGTTAAAGAGGCTGGCTTTAGCTTTTATTTTAGCGGAGATGGCGGATATGGCAAGCACTTTAAGATGATAAATGAGAAATTTGGCGCCTTTGATCTAGTTTTTATAGAAAATGGCGCTTACGGCGATGGCTGGCCTTACGTGCATATGAAGCCAGAGGAGTCAGCGCAAGCACTAAAAGATCTTGGAGCTAAGCTTGGTATGCCGATGCACTGGGGCAAGTTTGATCTATCTTATCACGCTTGGGATGAGCCGATCAAGCGTTTTGAAAAGGCAGCGACAAAACTTGAGCTAAACTACGCAATGCCGATGATTGGAGAAGTTTTCACCGCACAAAATCCGCCTAGAAAAAAGTGGTGGGAGAAAATTTAG
- the hyfE gene encoding hydrogenase 4 membrane subunit yields the protein MQTLDILAICMIVTSLAVFGLRSLKLSIIAYAIETLLLVSIFFLLSEKFNAEQLKTWAIVAFFTKVLLVPGILFWLIKKLGVVSEDEPVGGFFVSPVIAMGFSLALSMSIYPIFLKFSLIKEEIMLIAAGTVFMMGIFGFMLRNSFIKQILAYCLFENGIHLSLALMAYNSHELVELGILTDAIFAVIIMSILAIRFYKAYDSLDTSKASNLRG from the coding sequence ATGCAAACACTTGATATTTTAGCCATTTGCATGATCGTAACTTCGCTTGCGGTTTTTGGTCTTAGAAGCTTGAAACTCTCAATCATCGCTTATGCGATTGAGACACTACTTTTAGTTAGCATATTTTTCTTGCTATCTGAGAAATTTAACGCTGAGCAGCTCAAAACTTGGGCGATCGTTGCCTTTTTTACCAAAGTTTTGCTTGTGCCAGGAATTTTATTCTGGCTTATCAAAAAACTTGGCGTAGTTAGCGAAGATGAGCCAGTTGGTGGATTTTTTGTAAGTCCTGTTATTGCTATGGGATTTTCTCTAGCTCTTTCAATGAGTATCTACCCTATATTTTTAAAATTCTCTCTTATCAAAGAAGAGATCATGCTAATCGCAGCTGGAACAGTCTTTATGATGGGAATTTTTGGCTTCATGCTAAGAAACTCATTTATAAAACAAATTCTAGCTTACTGCTTATTTGAAAACGGTATCCATCTAAGTCTTGCTCTAATGGCTTATAACTCACATGAGTTAGTCGAGCTTGGAATTTTAACAGATGCGATATTTGCCGTTATCATCATGAGCATTCTAGCGATTAGATTTTATAAAGCTTATGATAGCTTAGATACTTCTAAAGCTTCAAATTTAAGGGGTTAG
- a CDS encoding proton-conducting transporter transmembrane domain-containing protein, protein MTTVYMLFLVSAVVSILLYCAPKAAVKVGFGLSALSCFYAMCHFVANMGVSDSFALMDGFLYSPKFALNPLGNFFSFVVVFIGFASSVYGMSYADEYIKKANVGVFACLFNTFILSMLLVISADNVFCFVVLWELMTLISSFLIIVNDGKNTLKAVMVYLGIAQIGAFCITCGLLITAYYAGSFDFSAFMGVKMPFGASAAVFALFLVGFGSKAGMWPFHVWLPQAHPAAPSNVSALMSGVMIKVALFTLVKFTLYLPLSTYFGLTILALGAASSLFGVLYALCQHDFKALLAYHSVENIGIILLGLGTGIYGVAAGNLTLAAVGFLAGCYHVVNHAIFKGLLFLCAGSVIHATHTQNMDILGGLAKKMPWTSLGMFIGIMGIAALPPVNGFVSEWFTYQGMLQGAMGEGTLVRYAFTLGVVALALTGVLVGMHLKLYAVIFAGTPRDQKIWENAKESPIGMVLGMIILMIGCVGFGLGANYIVDYIMQAVNSIAISDYKASLGAINVTSPIGSMISTPLIALVLCATMILPFIILAVMKANRDKPRETDPWACGFKYSSRMQMTGGPFTGDLRKIMQWLFRADKKIVTRNYFDAVEYHNHPKDIWWGMFYEPVIKWCMKFADKLGIVQSGYTNIYTLYILVYLCAILAVGYFLV, encoded by the coding sequence ATGACTACGGTTTATATGCTATTTCTTGTAAGTGCCGTCGTTAGCATTTTGCTTTATTGTGCTCCAAAGGCCGCTGTAAAGGTTGGTTTTGGACTAAGCGCTTTAAGCTGTTTTTATGCGATGTGTCACTTTGTTGCAAATATGGGAGTAAGCGATAGCTTTGCTCTTATGGATGGCTTTTTGTATTCTCCAAAATTTGCTCTAAATCCACTTGGAAATTTCTTTAGCTTTGTCGTTGTTTTCATCGGATTTGCAAGCAGCGTTTATGGTATGAGCTATGCAGATGAGTACATCAAAAAAGCAAATGTTGGCGTGTTTGCATGTTTATTTAATACATTCATCCTTTCAATGCTTCTAGTAATTAGCGCTGATAATGTTTTTTGCTTTGTTGTTTTATGGGAGCTTATGACTCTTATCTCATCATTTCTTATCATCGTCAATGATGGTAAAAATACACTTAAAGCAGTTATGGTATATCTTGGCATCGCACAAATCGGTGCATTTTGTATCACCTGTGGCTTGCTTATCACAGCTTACTACGCAGGAAGCTTTGACTTTAGCGCATTTATGGGTGTTAAGATGCCATTTGGCGCTTCTGCTGCTGTATTTGCACTATTTTTGGTCGGCTTTGGTAGTAAAGCTGGTATGTGGCCATTTCACGTTTGGCTTCCGCAAGCTCACCCAGCAGCACCATCAAACGTTTCAGCCCTTATGTCAGGCGTTATGATTAAAGTTGCTCTATTTACACTAGTTAAATTTACACTTTACTTACCACTTAGTACATATTTTGGACTTACAATACTCGCTCTTGGTGCAGCTAGCTCACTATTTGGTGTTTTATACGCTCTTTGCCAACACGACTTTAAAGCCTTGCTTGCTTATCACTCAGTTGAGAACATAGGCATCATTTTACTAGGTCTTGGCACAGGAATTTACGGCGTTGCAGCTGGAAATTTAACACTTGCAGCAGTAGGTTTTCTAGCAGGTTGCTACCACGTAGTTAACCACGCTATATTTAAAGGTCTACTTTTCCTTTGCGCTGGATCAGTCATCCACGCTACTCATACGCAAAATATGGACATCCTTGGTGGTCTTGCTAAAAAGATGCCATGGACAAGCCTTGGTATGTTTATAGGTATCATGGGTATCGCAGCCTTGCCTCCAGTAAACGGTTTTGTTTCAGAGTGGTTTACATATCAAGGTATGCTTCAAGGTGCGATGGGCGAGGGAACATTAGTTAGATATGCATTTACGCTTGGTGTCGTAGCTCTTGCGCTAACTGGCGTTTTGGTCGGTATGCACCTCAAACTTTACGCTGTTATATTTGCAGGTACTCCAAGAGATCAAAAAATTTGGGAAAATGCTAAAGAGAGTCCAATAGGCATGGTTCTTGGCATGATCATCCTGATGATAGGCTGCGTTGGCTTTGGTCTTGGCGCAAACTATATAGTTGATTACATCATGCAAGCTGTAAATTCTATCGCTATAAGCGACTATAAAGCTAGTCTTGGTGCTATAAATGTAACTTCACCAATAGGCAGTATGATCTCAACTCCGCTTATCGCTTTAGTTCTATGTGCGACTATGATTTTGCCATTTATCATCCTTGCTGTTATGAAAGCAAATAGAGATAAACCACGCGAGACTGATCCTTGGGCATGCGGCTTTAAATATAGCTCACGTATGCAAATGACAGGTGGACCATTTACAGGCGATCTTAGAAAGATCATGCAATGGCTATTTAGAGCTGATAAAAAGATCGTTACTAGAAATTATTTTGACGCGGTTGAATATCACAACCATCCAAAAGATATCTGGTGGGGAATGTTTTATGAGCCAGTCATCAAATGGTGTATGAAATTTGCCGATAAACTAGGCATTGTTCAAAGCGGATATACAAACATATATACACTTTATATTCTAGTTTATTTATGTGCCATACTTGCTGTGGGCTACTTTTTAGTTTAG
- a CDS encoding hydrogenase large subunit produces the protein MRGDKFIEILKTKVKILEVTRQADDQITVLVDRNDLPLAVKTLYYDIGGFISTMIPNDERQINGSYALYYAISMEGSKMTEADDFAAEDKCFITVKTLIPGSDPTFPSVTPLVPACVWYEREAYDMFGLVAEGLPDKRRLVLSDDWPDGLHPLRKDAMDYRYRPDPVDHRDEPDSEFLFPTGDAVVDVPLGPLHITSDEPGHFRLFCDGDEIIDADYRLFYQHRGMEKLAENRMNYDQMGYLAERVCGICGYAHAIACIEAAEKAIKLEIPLRAQAIRVICLEIERLHSHLLNIGLACEVTGNYNAFMHIFRVREYSMELAQLVTGGRKTYGNVVMGGLRRDMTNQEIKKGIEIINKLDVQISEIWDAVMEDKRQIGRWKGVGILDRQIARDFSPVGPNMRGSGFKRDNRYDHPYDFFKQIEFEVAVEHGCDVFAREMVRYKELKSSIHIIRQCFEMMPQTPIMIDPVTMIKPENFALGHDEAPRGENVHWIMQGSAQKVYRWRCRAATYNNWPSLRYQFRGNNISDAALIVCSLDPCYSCTERVTLVDVRTKKSKILTEKDLKKFCQDGGVSKKDLR, from the coding sequence ATGAGAGGCGATAAATTTATAGAAATCCTAAAAACCAAGGTAAAAATTTTAGAGGTAACTCGTCAAGCAGACGATCAGATCACTGTGTTAGTCGATAGAAATGACCTCCCTTTAGCTGTTAAAACGCTCTACTATGATATCGGTGGCTTTATAAGCACTATGATACCAAACGACGAGCGCCAGATAAATGGCAGCTATGCGCTTTACTACGCTATCTCAATGGAAGGTAGCAAGATGACTGAGGCGGATGATTTTGCGGCTGAGGATAAGTGCTTTATCACTGTTAAAACGCTTATTCCAGGAAGTGATCCGACATTTCCATCTGTTACTCCGCTAGTGCCAGCTTGTGTTTGGTACGAAAGAGAAGCTTATGATATGTTTGGTCTTGTAGCCGAAGGTTTGCCTGATAAAAGGCGTCTAGTTTTAAGTGATGACTGGCCAGACGGGCTTCACCCACTTAGAAAAGATGCGATGGATTATCGCTACCGACCTGATCCGGTTGATCATAGAGATGAGCCTGATTCTGAGTTTTTGTTTCCAACAGGCGATGCAGTAGTTGATGTGCCACTTGGACCACTACATATTACTTCAGATGAGCCAGGCCACTTTAGACTTTTCTGTGACGGCGACGAGATCATCGACGCTGACTACCGCCTCTTTTATCAACACCGCGGTATGGAAAAGCTAGCTGAAAACAGAATGAACTATGATCAAATGGGCTATCTTGCAGAGCGCGTTTGTGGAATTTGTGGTTATGCTCACGCTATTGCTTGTATCGAAGCAGCAGAAAAAGCTATCAAGCTTGAAATTCCGCTAAGAGCTCAAGCTATACGCGTCATCTGTCTTGAGATCGAGCGTCTTCACAGCCACCTTTTAAATATCGGTCTAGCTTGTGAGGTCACTGGTAACTACAACGCTTTTATGCACATCTTTAGGGTTCGTGAGTACTCTATGGAGCTAGCTCAGCTAGTAACTGGCGGACGTAAAACATACGGCAACGTCGTTATGGGTGGCTTAAGACGTGATATGACAAACCAAGAGATTAAAAAAGGTATCGAGATCATAAATAAACTTGACGTTCAAATTTCAGAAATTTGGGACGCAGTTATGGAGGATAAACGCCAAATCGGACGCTGGAAAGGTGTGGGTATCTTAGACCGCCAAATAGCACGTGACTTTAGCCCAGTTGGTCCAAATATGAGAGGCTCTGGCTTTAAACGTGATAACCGCTACGATCACCCATACGACTTTTTTAAACAGATAGAATTTGAAGTAGCAGTTGAGCATGGTTGCGACGTTTTTGCTCGCGAGATGGTTAGATATAAAGAGCTAAAAAGCTCTATCCACATCATCCGCCAATGCTTTGAGATGATGCCTCAAACACCTATCATGATCGATCCTGTGACTATGATCAAACCTGAAAATTTTGCACTTGGTCATGATGAAGCACCACGTGGCGAAAATGTTCACTGGATCATGCAAGGCAGTGCTCAAAAAGTATATCGCTGGAGATGCAGGGCAGCAACATATAACAACTGGCCAAGCCTAAGGTATCAATTTAGAGGAAACAACATAAGTGATGCTGCACTTATCGTTTGCTCACTTGACCCTTGCTACTCATGTACAGAGCGTGTTACATTAGTAGATGTAAGGACTAAAAAGAGCAAAATTTTAACAGAAAAAGACCTTAAAAAATTCTGTCAAGATGGCGGGGTTAGTAAGAAGGATTTAAGATGA
- a CDS encoding NADH-quinone oxidoreductase subunit B family protein has product MSLYQVPEDIKTANDLTAKLEHLKNIKRSFSVYRIDCGSCNGCEIEIFAAITPMWDPERFGFKLVANPRHADILLCTGPVTRQMYYPLLRAYEATPDPKIVVALGACGSSGGIFHDAYSVWGGIDKIIPVDVYIPGCPPHPASIIYGLGMALGIIDQKLHKKSYEEDNTLPPSVEKSVIGDILFERDLQAESRRLMSYIFGRILFEKYMSAIKCSKDVHDPSISREAVLTAIKKEEDPRYAECMGLLHNDVYLKYAKADKSFAIDVDSEVWSKR; this is encoded by the coding sequence ATGAGTCTATATCAAGTCCCAGAGGACATAAAAACAGCAAATGATCTAACTGCAAAGCTAGAGCATCTAAAAAATATCAAAAGAAGCTTTAGCGTTTATAGGATCGACTGCGGAAGCTGTAACGGCTGTGAGATAGAAATTTTTGCAGCTATTACACCTATGTGGGATCCTGAGCGTTTTGGTTTTAAACTTGTTGCAAACCCAAGACACGCTGATATTTTACTTTGTACTGGTCCTGTAACAAGACAGATGTATTATCCACTCCTTCGTGCTTATGAAGCGACTCCAGATCCTAAGATCGTGGTTGCTCTTGGTGCGTGCGGAAGCAGTGGCGGAATTTTCCACGACGCCTATAGCGTTTGGGGCGGCATCGATAAGATAATCCCAGTTGATGTCTATATCCCAGGCTGTCCTCCACACCCAGCAAGCATTATTTATGGTCTTGGTATGGCTCTTGGTATCATCGATCAAAAACTTCATAAAAAAAGCTATGAGGAAGATAATACATTGCCACCTTCAGTTGAGAAGTCAGTCATAGGTGATATTTTGTTCGAGCGCGACTTGCAAGCTGAAAGCAGAAGGCTAATGAGCTATATCTTTGGTAGAATCCTTTTTGAAAAATATATGAGTGCTATCAAATGTTCAAAAGATGTCCATGACCCAAGCATTTCAAGAGAGGCTGTGCTTACAGCTATCAAAAAAGAGGAAGATCCTAGATATGCTGAGTGCATGGGACTTTTGCATAATGATGTCTATCTAAAATATGCAAAAGCTGATAAAAGCTTTGCGATAGATGTTGATAGCGAGGTTTGGAGTAAGAGATGA
- a CDS encoding hydrogenase 4 subunit F — protein MDSLALILILPLLGALVLFLSPKNYAVLSGLHVLFSAATSVALLNNVLKVLSSGTFYSFDKFLFLDSLGCVFLVLIAVTGFIVNFYSIHYMRWELEDGHIHLSDLKKYYALSHVFIFTMTLSVICNNVAFMWAAIEATTLASVFLVAIHKDQKSTESGYKYIVLCSIGLAFALYATVLLYSATFSTLGDGEASMLFSGIMANAKNLNPDAAKLIFVFALIGFGTKAGLAPTHTWLPDVHAEGPAPISALLSGVLLKCAMLALLRYYAITAQAVGFSFVEGIMIVSGTITLFVAGFFLIRQHNVKRMFAYHSIVHMGVIAFALGVGGKFGLFAAIFHCLAHSFTKALAFCSTGNIARIYGHKDMSKMGGMVKIAPITTIMFGAAVCSLVGVPAFAIFVSEYNVFVGAITSGQYIAVALFAIALAVIFIADFAHFNMASFGEPKGVVVHNKEMSLLENLPLIALCALIIIFGVWHVDSFYTLVDNGVNIMMGALK, from the coding sequence ATGGATAGTTTAGCTTTAATACTTATCTTACCGCTCCTTGGCGCTTTGGTCTTGTTTTTGAGTCCTAAAAATTATGCGGTATTAAGCGGACTTCATGTTTTGTTTTCTGCTGCGACATCGGTGGCTTTACTTAACAATGTTCTTAAAGTCTTAAGTAGCGGAACTTTTTATAGTTTTGATAAATTTTTATTTTTAGATAGCTTAGGCTGTGTTTTCTTGGTACTTATAGCAGTAACTGGATTTATAGTAAATTTCTACTCTATCCACTACATGAGATGGGAGCTTGAAGACGGACACATCCACCTAAGTGATCTTAAAAAATATTATGCACTAAGCCATGTATTTATCTTTACAATGACTTTAAGCGTTATTTGTAACAACGTTGCGTTTATGTGGGCTGCTATCGAGGCTACAACACTAGCTTCTGTGTTTCTTGTCGCTATCCACAAAGATCAAAAATCAACAGAGAGTGGCTATAAATACATCGTTCTTTGCTCAATCGGTCTAGCATTTGCACTTTATGCGACTGTTCTTTTATATTCAGCCACATTTAGCACTCTAGGAGATGGCGAAGCTTCTATGCTATTTTCTGGAATAATGGCAAATGCTAAAAATTTAAACCCAGATGCGGCAAAACTTATCTTTGTATTTGCTCTAATTGGTTTTGGTACAAAAGCTGGTCTTGCTCCAACTCACACTTGGCTACCTGACGTTCACGCTGAAGGTCCAGCGCCTATCTCAGCTTTGCTTTCAGGTGTGCTTTTAAAATGTGCGATGCTAGCACTTTTAAGATACTACGCTATCACAGCTCAAGCAGTTGGATTTAGCTTCGTTGAGGGCATAATGATCGTTTCAGGAACTATCACTCTTTTTGTAGCAGGATTTTTCCTAATCAGACAACACAACGTAAAAAGAATGTTTGCATACCACTCAATCGTTCACATGGGTGTTATCGCATTTGCACTTGGTGTTGGCGGTAAATTTGGTCTATTTGCAGCGATATTTCACTGCTTAGCTCACAGCTTTACAAAAGCTTTGGCATTTTGCTCAACAGGCAATATAGCAAGAATTTATGGCCACAAAGATATGAGTAAGATGGGCGGTATGGTTAAGATCGCACCGATTACCACTATAATGTTTGGCGCGGCTGTTTGTTCACTTGTTGGTGTTCCAGCGTTTGCTATATTTGTTAGTGAGTATAACGTCTTTGTAGGAGCTATCACAAGCGGTCAATACATCGCAGTTGCGCTATTTGCTATTGCACTTGCAGTTATTTTCATAGCTGACTTTGCACACTTTAACATGGCAAGCTTTGGTGAGCCAAAAGGTGTGGTTGTTCATAATAAAGAGATGAGTTTGTTAGAGAATTTACCTCTTATAGCACTTTGTGCCCTTATCATAATCTTTGGCGTATGGCACGTAGATAGCTTTTATACGCTAGTAGATAACGGTGTTAATATAATGATGGGAGCTTTAAAATGA